One part of the Rhizobium rhizogenes genome encodes these proteins:
- a CDS encoding DUF3108 domain-containing protein, protein MIARGKSIFVAATMALAGVSPSLAAEARHTSEYSINLGILPIARASFSTRMDGPNYSISGSFSAAGLASILKDISGKTTVSGAKRGHRLQANEYSLVYKDGKRVRTYDVVYRNGNVTSTTVKPEPKARPDNWVDVKDRDLRSVLDPISGLIIPSGGRICPTRLPIYDGESRLDLVLSSSGTKPFKTNGFSGDAVVCKARYVPKSGYRQGRKDIEYLKSISMEIWFAKSNNMDVYAPVYAIIPTRVGQVYITATKYGG, encoded by the coding sequence ATGATTGCCAGAGGAAAAAGCATTTTCGTGGCCGCGACAATGGCGTTAGCGGGCGTCTCCCCCTCGCTCGCCGCCGAAGCGCGCCACACAAGCGAATACAGCATCAATCTCGGCATTTTGCCGATTGCCAGGGCCAGTTTTTCGACTCGCATGGATGGGCCGAATTATTCGATCTCCGGTTCCTTCAGCGCCGCCGGCCTTGCCAGCATCCTCAAGGATATTTCCGGAAAGACGACCGTTTCCGGCGCCAAGCGCGGCCACCGGCTGCAGGCCAACGAATATTCGCTGGTCTACAAGGATGGCAAGCGGGTGCGCACCTATGACGTTGTCTATCGCAACGGCAATGTCACATCGACGACGGTGAAGCCTGAGCCGAAAGCCCGGCCGGATAACTGGGTGGATGTGAAGGACCGCGATCTGCGCTCGGTTCTCGATCCGATTTCCGGCCTCATCATTCCCTCGGGCGGCCGCATCTGCCCGACTCGCCTGCCGATCTATGACGGCGAATCGCGACTCGATCTGGTTTTGAGCTCCAGCGGCACCAAGCCGTTCAAGACCAACGGTTTCAGCGGCGATGCCGTGGTCTGCAAGGCGCGGTATGTGCCGAAGTCGGGTTACCGGCAGGGGCGCAAGGATATCGAATATCTGAAATCCATCTCGATGGAGATCTGGTTCGCCAAATCCAACAATATGGATGTCTATGCGCCTGTTTATGCGATCATTCCGACGCGGGTAGGGCAGGTCTATATCACCGCCACGAAATACGGCGGCTGA
- a CDS encoding class I SAM-dependent methyltransferase, whose product MNTDIVDLREFYHSPLGRSAEQAITMALSTLWPPLPEERLVGLGYAVPFLERFRRDTERTFAFMPAGQGAVNWPAGEFSSTALVFDEELPLPDSSIDRVLMVHALEFAENPRESLKELWRVLAPGGRLVIVVPNRRGVWARMEHTPFGSGRPYSRGQLTALLRETNFTPGATAEALFFPPTTSRPVLKFRRYLEHTGRRLWPLFSGVIVVEAQKRLYQGLPVTQRASRRVFVPVLAPQGVPTTRAAARQGKPR is encoded by the coding sequence ATGAATACCGATATCGTCGATCTGCGCGAATTCTATCATTCCCCGCTTGGCCGCTCCGCCGAGCAGGCGATTACCATGGCGCTGTCGACGCTGTGGCCGCCCTTGCCGGAAGAGCGGCTGGTTGGTCTCGGTTATGCCGTGCCGTTTCTGGAGCGGTTCCGCCGCGATACGGAGCGAACCTTCGCCTTCATGCCGGCGGGGCAGGGGGCGGTGAACTGGCCGGCGGGCGAATTTTCCTCCACCGCGCTGGTGTTCGATGAGGAATTGCCGCTGCCCGATTCGTCGATAGACCGGGTCCTCATGGTGCATGCGCTGGAATTTGCCGAAAATCCGCGTGAGAGTTTAAAGGAACTGTGGCGGGTGCTGGCGCCGGGCGGGCGTCTGGTCATCGTGGTGCCGAACCGGCGCGGCGTGTGGGCGCGCATGGAACACACGCCCTTCGGCTCCGGCCGCCCCTATTCACGCGGGCAGCTGACGGCGCTTTTGCGCGAAACCAATTTCACGCCGGGCGCCACCGCCGAGGCGCTGTTTTTCCCGCCCACCACAAGCCGGCCGGTGCTGAAGTTCCGCCGTTATCTCGAACATACCGGCCGTCGCCTCTGGCCGCTGTTTTCCGGCGTCATCGTGGTGGAAGCCCAGAAACGTCTCTATCAGGGATTGCCCGTCACACAGCGCGCCTCGCGCCGGGTGTTCGTGCCCGTGCTTGCGCCACAGGGGGTGCCCACCACCCGCGCTGCCGCAAGGCAGGGAAAGCCGCGCTGA
- a CDS encoding cupin domain-containing protein, whose amino-acid sequence MGADISAQAIIRELGLEPHPEGGFYHQTFRDRAGGERGHSTAIYYLLEKGDRSHWHRVTDAVEVWHYYAGAPIALHLSQDGREVQTFTLGPAILEGERPQVIVPANCWQSAESLGDFTLVGCTVSPGFAFSSFVMAEPGWSPGDAP is encoded by the coding sequence ATGGGAGCGGATATATCGGCGCAGGCGATCATTCGCGAACTGGGGCTGGAGCCGCATCCCGAGGGCGGTTTTTACCACCAGACGTTCCGCGACAGGGCAGGCGGCGAGCGCGGTCATTCAACGGCGATCTATTATCTTCTGGAAAAGGGCGACCGCTCGCACTGGCACCGGGTCACCGACGCGGTGGAGGTCTGGCACTATTATGCCGGCGCGCCCATCGCGCTGCATCTTTCGCAGGACGGCCGGGAGGTGCAGACCTTCACGCTCGGCCCCGCCATTCTTGAGGGCGAGCGCCCACAGGTCATCGTTCCCGCCAATTGCTGGCAATCGGCCGAAAGCCTTGGCGATTTCACCCTTGTCGGCTGCACCGTCTCGCCGGGCTTTGCCTTTTCGAGCTTCGTTATGGCAGAGCCCGGCTGGTCGCCGGGTGATGCGCCGTAA
- the gloB gene encoding hydroxyacylglutathione hydrolase, translating to MKPLEIDVFLCRSDNFGVLLHDPESGATAAIDAPEEGPILHALDGHGWKLTHIFTTHHHQDHVEANLALKDKFRCEVHGPYDEAVAIPGLDRSQADGDEFEFAGRRVQIIATPGHTAGHICYYLPDDGLLFAADTLFAMGCGRLFERPAADMWHSFQKLMALPDETKVYFGHEYTLTNARFALTVDPENAVLSERAAHIEKARQANEFTIPTTIGLEKQTNPYMRVADAGIRKYLGLESATDADVFAEIRTRKDNF from the coding sequence ATGAAACCTTTGGAAATAGACGTCTTTCTTTGCCGTAGCGACAATTTCGGGGTGCTCCTGCACGATCCCGAAAGCGGGGCGACAGCCGCCATCGACGCGCCGGAAGAAGGGCCGATCCTGCACGCTCTCGACGGCCACGGCTGGAAGCTCACCCATATCTTCACCACCCACCACCATCAGGACCATGTGGAAGCCAATCTGGCGCTGAAGGACAAGTTCCGCTGCGAGGTGCACGGCCCCTATGACGAGGCGGTTGCCATACCGGGCCTTGACCGTTCGCAGGCCGATGGCGACGAGTTCGAATTCGCCGGGCGCCGCGTTCAGATCATTGCCACACCCGGCCATACGGCGGGGCATATCTGTTATTATCTGCCCGATGACGGCCTGCTGTTTGCCGCCGATACGCTGTTTGCCATGGGCTGCGGCCGTCTTTTCGAACGCCCGGCGGCGGATATGTGGCATTCCTTCCAGAAACTCATGGCCCTGCCGGATGAGACCAAGGTTTATTTCGGCCATGAATATACACTGACGAATGCCCGTTTTGCGCTGACCGTCGACCCGGAGAACGCTGTGCTGAGCGAGCGCGCGGCCCACATAGAGAAAGCGCGGCAGGCGAATGAATTCACCATTCCCACCACCATCGGGCTCGAAAAACAGACCAATCCCTATATGCGGGTGGCCGATGCCGGTATTCGCAAATATCTTGGCCTTGAAAGTGCCACCGATGCTGATGTCTTCGCGGAAATCCGCACACGCAAGGACAATTTCTGA